A single window of Patescibacteria group bacterium DNA harbors:
- a CDS encoding transposase: MDELSIDNFIGKTIETLMHIERNEYLKEIKDPKKEKANGRYGRAMKTFSKNSLFVSVPRTRSGLFFSATLELLKINREKVDQIALSLYKKVMTSNDIKEFLDEIFEKNMSPLKVKLSKLFLLMKFNLLQERITNIMGAIFDLWRLSECRLGLK; encoded by the coding sequence TTGGATGAATTATCAATAGATAATTTCATAGGAAAAACGATTGAAACTTTAATGCATATTGAAAGAAATGAATATCTTAAAGAAATAAAAGATCCAAAAAAAGAAAAAGCAAACGGTCGTTATGGCAGAGCTATGAAAACTTTTTCAAAGAATTCATTATTTGTTTCAGTCCCAAGAACAAGATCTGGATTATTTTTTTCTGCAACATTAGAACTTTTAAAAATCAATAGAGAAAAAGTGGATCAAATAGCATTGTCATTATATAAAAAAGTAATGACCTCAAATGATATTAAAGAATTCTTAGACGAGATTTTTGAAAAAAATATGTCTCCCCTAAAAGTAAAATTAAGCAAACTATTTTTATTGATGAAATTCAATTTATTACAAGAAAGAATTACAAACATTATGGGGGCAATATTTGATTTATGGCGGTTATCCGAATGTCGCCTTGGTTTAAAATAA